AGCTCCTCAGCTTTGCCATAATCTACAACATGAAGAAGAACTCCTTTCCTAGCAAGCTCTTCAAACTTCTTGACAGTTTCCATTATCCTTATTGAGCACGATGAAAAGTCTAGAGCTACCAACGGCTTGTCAAAGATTTTCTCACAGTCATGTAAGCATTTTATTTTCTCTTCCTCTTCATCCCATTCGTATCTGATGAGGAGAACGGGCTTTTTAGCGGCTCTTACAAGGTTTGAAGCTGTGCTTCCTAAAAACATCTGCCTCAAAATGTTCTCTCCCTTTGAAGGGCTTATAATCAAATCAACATCCTTTTCTTTGGCAATCTCAGCTATTTCCAACGAAGGAATTCCAAGCTTTACAATTGGTTCAACTTCTACTCCCCTCTCTCTAAGCTCATTTGCTAAGTTGTCCAACTGCTCCGCGTCAATCTTCATAAGCTCAAGAGCTTCAATATCCGTTGCAGTAATATCAACTACATGCACAAGATAGAGCTTTTTAACTCCGA
This DNA window, taken from Thermococcus sp. M39, encodes the following:
- a CDS encoding universal stress protein, with amino-acid sequence MFEKILFPTDFSEVSLHALRNCVPKFFKLGVKKLYLVHVVDITATDIEALELMKIDAEQLDNLANELRERGVEVEPIVKLGIPSLEIAEIAKEKDVDLIISPSKGENILRQMFLGSTASNLVRAAKKPVLLIRYEWDEEEEKIKCLHDCEKIFDKPLVALDFSSCSIRIMETVKKFEELARKGVLLHVVDYGKAEELEDNIAKARQNLEKYTKIVKFPVEIEVLAGVASQGIIGVSITKNATLIVMGKKGRGIIKELLLGSTAERVIRDSKLPVLLVPCE